The Thalassotalea sp. LPB0316 nucleotide sequence ATTTGGATAGCTTTTTCTTTTTCTACCACGTCAGCTGGTACGTCTTCAGGGTTAACGAACTCTGGCTTAGACGCAGCTACGTGCATAGCGATGTGCTTTAATGTTTCAGCGTCGCCTTCACCAGCAACTACAACACCAATTTTAGCACCGTGCTTGTAAGATGCTGCAGCACCGTCTACGTAAGCTACACGACGAACATTGATGTTCTCACCGATTTTAGCAACTAATTCGATACGCTCTTCTTCGAACTTAGCTTGTAAGTCTTCGATAGAAAGTTTTTCAGCAGCAGCAACGTCTGCTACTTTGTTAGCGAATGCTAAGAAGTTGCTGTCGCCAGCTACGAAGTCAGTTTGACAGTTAACTTCAACTAATGCGCCATCTTTAATGATGATTTGACCTTCAGCAGCGATGTTACCAGCTTTTTTAGCCGCTTTCGCTTGACCTGATTTGCGCATGTTTTCGATTGCAAGTTCCATGTCACCGTCAACTTCTTGAAGTGCTTTCTTACAATCCATCATACCTGCGCCAGTGCGGTCGCGTAATTCTTTTACTAATGCAGCAGTAATTGCCATGAGTAAATTCCTCAATATAAAAAGAGTTAAATGCGAAGCAACACCTCGCATTTTAGATTAAAAAAGGTTTATTTGGTGAGCTTATTCAGCTTCAACAAAACCGTCTTTTTCAGCAGCAACAGCGATGTTCTGCTCACGACCTTCAATTACTGCGTTAGCAGCTGAGTCAGTGTATAAAGTGATTGCGCGAATCGCATCATCGTTACCTGGAACGATGTAGTCAACACCATCTGGGTTAGAGTTAGTATCAACAACAGCAATTACAGGAATACCTAAGTTGTTTGCTTCTTTAATAGCAATGTGCTCGTGGTCAGCATCGATAACGAAGATAGCATCTGGTAAGCCACCCATGTTTTTGATACCACCTAAGCTCTTCTCAAGCTTTTCCATTTCACGTGTACGCATTAATGCTTCTTTCTTAGTTAAAGCATCGAAAGTACCGTCTGTGCTTTGCGTTTCAAGATCTTTTAAACGCTTGATAGATTGACGAACTGTTTTCCAGTTAGTCAACATACCACCTAACCAACGGTGGTCTACGTAGAATTGATCACATTTGATTGCTGCTTCACGAACTGATTGAGATGCAGCACGCTTTGTACCAACGAATAAGATTTTACCTTTCTTAGCGCTAACGCCTGATAAGAAAGCTAAAGCTTCGTTGAACATAGGAACAGTTTGTTCTAAGTTGATGATATGAACTTTATCACGAGCACCGAAGATGTAAGACTTCATTTTCGGGTTCCAGTAACGAGTTTTGTGACCGAAGTGAACACCCGCTTTAAGCATATCGCGCATAGAAACGTTTGGCATGATTTTTCCTCTTGGGGTTAAGCGTCCATACATCCGATATACACGACTCTTGGCAGCATATTCTCTATGCTTTGAGCACCCCGGTATACCTTTGCAAGATGTATGTGAGTTTAAATATATACTGGCACAACATTATGACAGTACGGTTAAATAGTTTTGCTAAATGCCACACTAAGTGAATGATTAGTGTTTTTAGCGGCGCATTTTATACCATAACTTTGACAAATTAACTAGTCATTTTGCTTGTTTAGCTAAAATAAATGACAAATAAATTGCCAAAATTTACGCTTGTGTGATAGCCAATGTTTTGAGAAACAGATAAAATTGGCGGCTTAACAACTTTTTTAAAAATTTATGGCTGATATATGAACGCTGAATTGATCTTTATTTATGATTCACATTGCCCGTGGAGTTATGCGGCAACACCGCTTGTTGAAGCAATTGCCCAAGCCTACCCTGATATTAAACTCAACCTTTGGCATTGTGGTCACTATCAAGGCGATCAAACCCTAGCCCAAGCGCTAGTAAAAAACGTTGAAGCTGATAGCAATAAACGTTTTGCTAGTAAGTATGTTGAGCCAATGCCATTTGAACCAGATTCAACCATGGCAGCGAATTTAACGGCATGGGCAAATAACAAAGCCAACCATCAAGCACTTGAGTTGCTTAAGC carries:
- the tsf gene encoding translation elongation factor Ts — its product is MAITAALVKELRDRTGAGMMDCKKALQEVDGDMELAIENMRKSGQAKAAKKAGNIAAEGQIIIKDGALVEVNCQTDFVAGDSNFLAFANKVADVAAAEKLSIEDLQAKFEEERIELVAKIGENINVRRVAYVDGAAASYKHGAKIGVVVAGEGDAETLKHIAMHVAASKPEFVNPEDVPADVVEKEKAIQIEIAMNEGKPAEIAEKMVTGRMKKFTGEISLTGQPFIMEPKRTVGDILKEKGVTVSTFVRLEVGEGIEKKEEDFAAEVEAQIAAAKGA
- the rpsB gene encoding 30S ribosomal protein S2 encodes the protein MPNVSMRDMLKAGVHFGHKTRYWNPKMKSYIFGARDKVHIINLEQTVPMFNEALAFLSGVSAKKGKILFVGTKRAASQSVREAAIKCDQFYVDHRWLGGMLTNWKTVRQSIKRLKDLETQSTDGTFDALTKKEALMRTREMEKLEKSLGGIKNMGGLPDAIFVIDADHEHIAIKEANNLGIPVIAVVDTNSNPDGVDYIVPGNDDAIRAITLYTDSAANAVIEGREQNIAVAAEKDGFVEAE